In one Rutidosis leptorrhynchoides isolate AG116_Rl617_1_P2 chromosome 8, CSIRO_AGI_Rlap_v1, whole genome shotgun sequence genomic region, the following are encoded:
- the LOC139861861 gene encoding UPF0496 protein 4-like has product MDYSLKVLDLCNLISSAVQRLTDRRLLMNFSLRLLNFTDQVPAPEKLNKAKDTLARCVTDLPEPVPEKACRAKALIGELTALLGKLPRGKSGTGRDLVRRTFYALGLLTVFVGSVLVAVLFGEFDLVKPQVPAEFLFAESVNGQWTKICDLLKPKLTAVMEVDDVATQATVARDLIDSTNVGDMVQLEAGVKGLATAAKKYSDGIDSLTNGVNGMFQTVLKTRNGRLDI; this is encoded by the coding sequence ATGGATTACAGTCTGAAAGTGCTAGATCTGTGTAATTTGATATCGTCGGCAGTTCAACGGTTAACTGATCGACGACTTCTGATGAATTTCAGTCTTCGGTTGTTGAATTTCACCGATCAGGTTCCGGCGCCGGAGAAATTGAACAAAGCGAAGGATACTTTAGCTAGATGCGTTACCGATTTACCGGAACCTGTGCCGGAGAAAGCGTGCCGAGCTAAGGCGTTGATTGGAGAATTGACGGCGTTGTTAGGTAAGCTGCCACGTGGCAAATCAGGTACTGGTAGAGATCTTGTTCGCCGGACGTTTTATGCTCTCGGATTGTTAACTGTTTTCGTCGGAAGCGTTTTGGTTGCCGTACTGTTCGGTGAATTTGATCTCGTTAAACCTCAAGTTCCGGCCGAGTTTTTGTTTGCTGAATCAGTCAACGGTCAATGGACCAAGATCTGTGACTTGCTGAAACCGAAGCTAACAGCGGTCATGGAGGTTGATGACGTGGCAACCCAAGCAACAGTTGCGCGCGATCTCATCGACTCCACAAATGTAGGAGATATGGTTCAGTTGGAGGCCGGAGTTAAGGGTCTGGCAACGGCTGCGAAAAAGTATTCGGATGGTATTGATTCGTTGACTAACGGAGTTAACGGTATGTTTCAAACCGTCTTGAAAACGCGTAACGGACGTTTAGATATTTAG
- the LOC139862193 gene encoding uncharacterized protein, translating into MQQQIPVAIPQASNRQPSGHIVTPISAAHPTGEPAAVIMPTSSPLARVRLSDLVTFDGAPTDCYLRAVEALSGSITRHNAVVIELGNEDGALLRCGLESARLYFRTRAHNGSVGGVYKYRAGRALEDMDSSPPCMADVFRCMGKAARAALCAIARHLRLRSDAFNHLLDDNPLPANEASSSVLVASYLQTSLQKGKGAIGGGNITTNHEIEKGLLTLVCSDAPGLQVRDPNGRWYLADYGSAPGDLLLLTGKALGHATAGLRPAASYRAATDYAHTTTNSGRSSLAFRLMPQGNAILDCSPIRAAGHVIPQSYVPISVSQFMDDLSADDDDVPCNGVDNNYASWKNSNKEPSLRCVLSDSLSGAYLEDAMFVSCGHSFGGMTLKRVIETGRCSVCDAEIGTSLIPNHALRAAAGAVKREDDRRLFHNAAMRKQRREVGDRWVNGDLTPENGSHKCVQYPFSVNEKVVIKGNRRTPEKLVGKEAIITSQSLNGWYLVNIIETGEKVRLQYRSFSKIPNSPPTTS; encoded by the exons ATGCAGCAACAGATTCCGGTGGCTATTCCTCAGGCATCCAATCGTCAACCTTCAGGTCATATCGTAACGCCAATTTCAGCTGCTCATCCTACCGGAGAACCGGCAGCGGTGATCATGCCGACGTCATCTCCGTTGGCGAGAGTTCGTCTTTCGGATTTGGTGACTTTCGACGGTGCACCGACGGATTGTTATTTGAGAGCGGTGGAGGCGTTGTCAGGCTCGATTACGAGGCATAACGCGGTGGTGATTGAGTTAGGGAATGAGGATGGGGCGTTGTTAAGATGTGGATTGGAATCTGCTAGGTTGTATTTTAGAACTAGGGCTCATAATGGTAGCGTTGGTGGTGTTTATAAGTATAGGGCTGGAAG GGCTTTAGAAGATATGGACTCATCTCCACCATGTATGGCAGATGTTTTCAGATGCATGGGCAAGGCTGCTCGTGCTGCTTTATGTGCAATAGCCAGGCACCTTCGTTTACGAAGCGA tGCTTTCAACCATTTACTTGATGACAACCCATTACCTGCTAATGAGGCATCATCATCAGTACTAGTTGCATCCTACTTGCAAACGTCATTGCAAAAGGGAAAAGGTGCTATTGGTGGAGGGAACATAACAACAAATCACGAAATTGAAAAAGGATTGTTAACATTGGTTTGCTCAGACGCACCTGGTCTGCAG GTTCGTGATCCCAATGGTCGTTGGTACCTAGCAGATTACGGATCAGCTCCCGGGGATCTTTTATTATTGACCGGGAAGGCACTCGGTCATGCCACTGCCGGCCTTCGGCCCGCTGCTTCGTATAGGGCTGCAACTGATTACGCTCATACAACTACTAATTCTGGACG GTCATCATTGGCTTTTAGGCTCATGCCACAAGGCAATGCCATACTAGACTGTTCTCCAATTAGAGCAGCTGGTCATGTTATACCTCAGAGTTACGTACCAATTTCTGTAAGCCAGTTTATGGATGATCTTTCTGCTGATGATGACGATGTACCTTGTAACGGCGTTGATAATAATTAT GCCAGCTGGAAAAATTCAAATAAAGAACCGTCATTGAGATGTGTTCTCTCCGACTCACTCTC TGGTGCATATCTTGAAGATGCTATGTTTGTTTCATGTGGGCATTCATTTGGTGGTATGACGCTTAAGAGGGTCATAGAGACG GGAAGATGTTCTGTCTGTGATGCTGAAATTGGGACGTCTCTAATACCTAATCATG CTTTAAGAGCTGCAGCAGGTGCTGTTAAACGTGAGGATGATCGAAGGCTCTTTCACAATGCTGCTATGCGCAAACAAAGACGAGAAGTTGGGGACCGCTGG GTGAATGGGGATCTTACTCCTGAAAATGGATCCCATAAATGCGTACAGTATCCATTTTCAGTAAACGAGAAGGTTGTTATAAAG GGGAACAGGAGGACACCAGAGAAGCTTGTAGGGAAAGAAGCTATCATAACGTCACAATCTCTCAATGGCTG GTACCTGGTAAATATTATCGAGACCGGAGAGAAGGTTCGGCTACAGTACCGTTCTTTCTCTAAGATCCCAAATTCTCCTCCCACAACCAGTTGA